Part of the Thiohalophilus sp. genome is shown below.
GCCTGCGCACCGCCGACGCCGCCGGGGTGCAGGCGGTGATCGCCCCCAAAGATCGCGCCTGCGGCCTGACCAGCACCGTGCGCAAGGTGGCCAGCGGCGCCGCCGAGGTGGTGCCGTTTATCCAGGTCACCAACCTGGCCCGCACCCTGCGCGCGCTGCGCGAACGGGGGATCTGGCTGGTTGGCACCGATCTGGACGCCGAACAGGATCTCTATCAGGCCGATCTGCGCGGTCCGCTGGCCCTGGTGATGGGCGCCGAGGAGCGCGGCCTGCGCCGGCTGACCCGGGAACACTGCGATCAGCTGGTCAAACTGCCGATGATCGGCACCGTACAGAGTCTGAATGTGTCGGTAAGTGCCGGGGTTTGTCTCTATGAGGCGTTGC
Proteins encoded:
- the rlmB gene encoding 23S rRNA (guanosine(2251)-2'-O)-methyltransferase RlmB translates to MSDKHVIFGLHAVQAAVSRDSETIEQVYLEQDRRDERARQLEQQVRAAGLPLERVKRQTLDELTDHGRHQGVAAVARLPGPGDERSLTALLERLDTPPLLLVLDGVQDPHNLGACLRTADAAGVQAVIAPKDRACGLTSTVRKVASGAAEVVPFIQVTNLARTLRALRERGIWLVGTDLDAEQDLYQADLRGPLALVMGAEERGLRRLTREHCDQLVKLPMIGTVQSLNVSVSAGVCLYEALRQRRG